A stretch of DNA from Candidatus Obscuribacterales bacterium:
ATAACCCTGGGTTATTAAGCAGTTGGTTTTTTGTCCCAGGGGTGATTGGCGTAGTCCTGACCCTCACCGGATCCTTAGTCTCCTCAACCACGGTCATCCGAGAAAAAGATGTGGGCACCCTAGAGCAACTTCTGATGACCCCGGCTGCCGGTTGGGAAATCCTCACTGCCAAAATCGCTCCCCTCTTTGTCCTGCTGATGGGTGATGTCTTGCTAGCGTCTGCTATTGGGCGAGTGATTTTTGGGCTTCCTTTTCGCGGCAACTATGGTCTATTTATAGCCTTATCAGCACTGTACGTCTTAGTTTGTATTGGCATTGGGATCCTATTGGCAACCTTAGCGAATAATCAACAGCAAGTTGTGTTGATCTCATTTTTCTTCAACGTGCCGCTGATTCAGCTCTCCGGAGCGATCGCCCCCATTGAAAGCATGCCACCTTTTTTTCGTGCCCTATCTTTTCTGGATCCCCTACGCCACTATGTACAAATTGCCCGTAGCCTAATTCTCAAAGATGTAGGCGTTGAAGCTCTGTGGATTCATATCCTAGCTCTCAGTGTTTTTGCGGTGCTATTTCTGGGCGTCAGTATCAACCGATTTCGAACCCAGTTAAGCTAGTATCTTAACGTCCAATCAGCAGAGCGCGATCGCCCCCTCCCACAGGGAATGCGATCTCAGGTTTTGTAACGCGAGAATTGCTGGCACAATGGAGCAAGGCCTGTTTCCACCCTAGGGCAGCAGGTCTCAACTGTAGTCATCAAAGGGCGATGTATGTGGCGAGTCATTATTCAATGTTCTGCTGATAGCTGGCGTGACCATGCGGTGGCCTTTAAGGCGATCGCTGCCCAATATTCCGATACGCCCTTGGCATCGAAGAAAATGAAAGACGATGAACGCCGAATTATGGAATTTCAGGTGGAATCGGTGAGTGATGCAGAAGATTTTATGGAAGAATGCCTGGCGCTGGAGGGCTTTACGGCAACGTTTGAGGCCCTTTAGCGAA
This window harbors:
- a CDS encoding ABC transporter permease yields the protein NPGLLSSWFFVPGVIGVVLTLTGSLVSSTTVIREKDVGTLEQLLMTPAAGWEILTAKIAPLFVLLMGDVLLASAIGRVIFGLPFRGNYGLFIALSALYVLVCIGIGILLATLANNQQQVVLISFFFNVPLIQLSGAIAPIESMPPFFRALSFLDPLRHYVQIARSLILKDVGVEALWIHILALSVFAVLFLGVSINRFRTQLS